The Saimiri boliviensis isolate mSaiBol1 chromosome 19, mSaiBol1.pri, whole genome shotgun sequence genome contains the following window.
AGacagttttgaaataattatcaactggtgattaaaataaatttcagatattGTATCATTTATTCCTTAAGTATTTCAACGTGTCTTTCTGTAATATATAGACTTTTTTTAACATGTAGCCAAAATGACATTATGAAATCTCAAAATTAAAGCTTTCTTAATATCATTGAATATCTAGTTTGCCAGCATTCAGATTTTTTCCAACTGTCTCATAattgcttttaaacattttattaagatTCTTGCATTAAAATTAGTTGGTATGTTCCATAAATCTTCTCTCATCTGTAggtttcttctctcatttttatcCTAGAAATTGCTTCATTCTTCTTGTAAAGTCATCCAGTTTGGATTTTGCTGATTACATAGCTACAATGCCATTTAACATGACCCTTTGTCCTCTTTATTTACTATATATCAAATTGACATGTGACGTGATCAGATTCAGgttttattatattatgtatatatcacaAGAAGTGTATAATGTTTGGTGGTTTTCATTCATTACCAGATTAATAGGTCTCAACTTTTAcacattttacatatgtaaaagtTACTGAGAATGGCgtaacagtgtgaatgtacttaagaacacagaattgtacacttaaaaaactGCGAAAATGGTAAATCTTATGTATTTGAATTTCAccacaactaaaaaaaattgagattatcaaaaaaacttttgtttacatggagattgtgtgtgtgtgtgtgtgtgtgtgtgtatagatatacaatatatatagaTTGTCCAGACAGATTGCTAGATATATGTTAGAAGTAAAAACtaataactaaaatatttgtaaatgtctCTACAATTAAACATGGATTACATATCAacaaaaattacatctttattcttaatttttttccaattctgtagtCAGAAGTATGGCTTTATAGCtgcacttatttatttatcatttattttgtattttggcaaTTCTCCTTAATTTCTGGCTTAATAAGAAAACAgctacattttcatttctgctttggcATCCAGCCTGATGCAATATTATATTCCACGTAGTCTCTAGAGAACAACATGCAATCATGAGAGCAATacaactaaaaatttaaatagcctGTTTAAGAATTGTTGTTAAGAATTATTGTGAACTATGGTTCCTCTGAAAATGAGTCAGGGACCTCAAGGTGCCCTGGGTCACATCTTATGAACAAATAGCCTAggggttaaagaaaaaaagtattaaacaTTCTTCACTTATTTGTTAGAATAGTCCTAAAGAGACATTATCCTCAGCAACTATCTTATTACCTTGAGGAAAtcaaagaacaaataatttattctttctatttatttgccaGTTCTCAAGAGAATGAATGCTTTACATGGTATTCTCCCCAAGTGACCAATATTTTTTTGCATAATTGTATACCCATGAATTTCAGCTTATGTGAAATGCTTGGATCTATCATAGTAATTGTTTTATTGAAGCTCAAATTCTCCTATCTGTGACAGTGAGATCCTTTTCAAGCCAACTCTTCCTGAACTCCATCACTACGCCTCTGTCATTAAAGACTCTATTACTTTCTGATGTGGCCAAGTTGCTCAAGGCTCTTGCTGAAACTCTTGCCCTACACTGGAAATTAGCAAGGAGCTCTGGTCCTTTTTAGTGAATATGGAAATTACTAGGGTATTCCTGATTTCTAGGCCTTCTAAGGGGGcaaacctaaaaaaataaaataggctgtaGGAATGTTTTAAGGATAAATATCATCACGAGTTCATATTTATACTTCCACTTCAAATTCAGAACTACATGTGTTACTCATCAGTCTCACTTCTACTTCTCTTTTCTCCCACACAGAAAATCTCTGTTTCCAATGAGTCACTGTAATTATGTATTCACCTAATTCCACAATATACACGTTACAGTCagaatagaaatacaaacattatgtCAGAAAGATGGTGGAACAGGAGGTAACCCACTCATATCCCCCCACTCCGAGAATCGTCCACTCATCCACAGACAAAAGTCTCTCTTTGGAAAACTCAGGAATCAGGGTGGACCCTGTGAAAACTCAGTGGAACCTAAGCCCAATGTAGGCAGTTTTGAGATTGCAGACCAGTGCCTGGATAGCAGACCTGCCAATGATACAAATTTGGAAACTTCCCCATTAACTAAAGGCTTGGCTACAGCCCCATTTGGCCTTGAGTCTTGAACCAAAAACATCTACCAATGTGTCTAGGAGGAATCACTCACACTAGTGCCTTGGCAGAAAAACTCGTCTGCCTATTAAATATTGGCAGGGAATCTGAAACTTACTCTGTAATTTGGCTCCAGATCCATTCAGCTGTGATCTTAGATTATTACTGCTCACACAACCCAGAGAAAGACTTACCCTTATCTCACAGCCAGGCAATTACCCATTTTTTCTGAACCTCCTTGATGGGACCACCAGCCTTTGTCCCAAAGCAGATCCTGAGGGGACACCGTCTCAGCTCCAGCTCCTCTCACCACAGTTGAGAAATTCTCTTGCACATACATGGAACTATTGCAGATTATGTACCCACCTGAGCTACCAGGGAGGGCTGCCAGCATCCATCCCACAGTGGATCCTGAGGATGCATGGTCTTAGCTCCAGCCCTTCCCATTGTACTCAGGGAATCCTTCTGCCCATGTAGCAAACTGCTGGGAAGTACACACATCTGGACCACTGAGGTGAGTTTGTCAGCCACCCTTCCACAGCAGATCCTGATGGGATAGTCTCCGAACCATCGCCTCTGAATCCAACTGGGGAATTGTCCTAAATGTGCAGGGATCTACCAGAAAATGTGCACCCATCTGAACCAATTAGAGGCATTTAGACTTAGGTCCCTGGTCAGCTTCCTCACACAGATTGGGTACTTTCCTTGGGTCTTCCCCAGTCCTTCAACATAAGGGCTTTATGGCAATCTGACAGCCCTCATGAGACTCACAGTGAACCTGGGCTTAGAGTTCCCTCTAGTGCTGAAATGGCTGTGGAAGTCATGGCTCTGACATTAGGTTTGCTTAAATTCTGGACAGGCCCAGTGAAGAAAAACAGGCACAAACAAAGCCAGACTGTGAAGACTGAAAGAAATGCCTCTCTTCAAAGCAAACACATCAATGtacatccacaagcatcaagaacAACTAGGGAATTATGACCTCACCAAACAGACAAAACAAGATACCAGTGACCTACCAAACCCTAAAGTGAGGAGAATTATTATCTCTcaaggaattcaaaatagcttGTTAAGGAAACTTAGTGAATTTCAGTAAAACACAGAGGCTGCCATTCTGCGACCTCTACTGGTGATaaaggcaaacagggtctggagtagacctccagcgaACTCCAGGAGAAcagcagcagaggggcctgactgttagaaggaaaatgaatagaagaaaaacaattcagaaatttatcagagaagtttaacagagacaaaaataatgaaaaatcaaacagaaatcttAGGGCTAAAGAatacaatgaatgaaataagaaatacaaTACAGAGCATTAACAGCAGAAttcaccaagcagaagaaaaaaaaaatcagtgaaatcaaAGATAGACTCTTTGAAATACAGccgaagaaggaaaaagaataaaagaataaaaagaaacaagtgagggatctgggcaagatggccaaataggaacagcttcaGTCTTTAGCTCCCAGCGAGATCAACTCAGAagatgggtgatttctgcatttccaaccgaggtacctggttcatctcatggGCACTGAGTGTAGCCCACAGAGAGTAAGTGGAAGTAAAGTAGGGTATCCCCTCAtctgggaagcacaaggggtcaggGACGTCCCTCCCCTAACCATGAAGGACTGTGACAAGAGAAATGATGGACTGTGAcacagatactacacttttcccagGGTCTTCaccacccacagaccaggagattccttccAGTATCTACGCCACCAGGGTCCTGGGTTCCAAGTACAAAACTTGGTGGCCTTTTGgacagacaccaagctagctacaggagttttttttttttttttcaaaccccaGCAGTGCttggaacaccagtgagacagaaccatttaGTCCCCTGAAAAGCGGGCTGAACCCAAGAAACCCAAGTgatctagctcagcagatcccacccccatggagcccaacaagctaagatccactggcttgaaattcacgacgccagcacagcagtctgaaggcAACCTGGGATGCTTCAGcttggtgggaggaggggtgtCCATCATTACTGAGGATTCAGTAGGCAGCTTCCCCACCCCCagtgtaaataatgctgctgggaggttcaaactgggcagagcccaccacagctcaccAAAGTCAccgtagccagactgcctctctagattcctcttcTCTGGTCAAGGCATCTCTAAAAGCaaagcagcagccccagtcagggacgTACAAatcaaactcccatctcaaaacacCTGGGGTAACAAAGCACCTGGGACGAAGCACCTTGGGAAAGGGgcggctgtgggcacagcttcagaaGATTTAAGTGTTTCTGCCTGTCAGCACTGAAGAGAGCAATGGATCTCCCAGCACTGCTCACAGGCTCTGCTAaaagacagactgcctcctcaggtGGGTTTCTGACCcccgtgcctcctgactgggagacaccttcCAGCAGGGGTCGACAGACATCTcacacaggagagctccagctggcatctggcaggtgcccctctgggatgaagcttccagaagaaggaacaggcagcaatctttgcttttttgcagcctctgctggtgatacaggcaaacagggtctggagtggacctccagcaaactccaaaAGAACTGTAGCCCCtgctctttttacttttctgtatgcTTGACAGATTTTTTTTGCCATCTCTTTACTTTTGGACTACGggtgtccttgcacgtgagatgggtctcttgaagacaacatacagttgggtcttgtttctttctctctctctctttttttttttttttgacagggtctcactctgtcacttaggctgaagtgcagtgcagtgtcatgatcacaacttactgcagcctgcacctccccaggctcaggtgatcctcctacctctgccccctcagtagctgggactacaggcatataccaccattcttggctaattttcttatatttttggtagagatagggttttgccatgttgcctaggttcaTCTCAAACTCATAggatcaagcaatctgcctgcctcagcctcaaagtgttaggattacaggcatgagccagggtctcgtttctttatccaacttgccattCTGTGCCTTGTAAGTGGGGTGTTTTGCTCATTTATCTTCAAGGTAAATATTTGTAAGTGTAAAGTTGATCTTGTCATCATTGTTAGCTGATTGTTATGGAGACTTAATTGTGTAGTTCCTTTATAGCGTCACTGTTCTGTTAAGTGCATTTATGTGGTGGTTGGTAAGggtcttttattttcatgtttagcaCAGGCTTAATGacttcttgtaaggcaggtctgctGGGAATAAATTTCCTTAGCATTTCCTTggctgaaaaggattttatttctttttcacatataaatcttattttggctggatatgaaaattttggtcagaatttcttttctttaagaatgttgaatataggcccCCAATGTCTTCTAGCTtctaaggtttctgctgaaaagtctgCAGGTtgcctttgtaggtaacctgctcctcctctctggctgccattaatgtttttttctttcacattaaaCTTAGATAATCTGattattatgtgtcttggggatggttGTCTTTTATAGTATCCTGCAggggttctctgaatttcttgaatttgaatgttgatcTCTATAGTAAAGTTGAGAAAATTGTCATGGAcaatatcctcaaatatgttATCAAGTTGTTTGcattctcaatctctctctctctctctctctctctctctttctctctctctctttcagggaCATCAGTGAGTATAGATTttgtctctttacataatcttatattactcagagattttgtttatccttctatattattttttctttcttttgtatgaCTGAGTTAATTAGAAGAACTGGTTTTTGAGCTGTGAGATTCTTCCCTCATTGTGGTCTATTATGCTTTTAATATTCcaattgtattataaaattatttagtaaatTTTTTAGCTCTATCAAAtcagtttatttctttcttaaaatggcaatTCTGTCTTTCAGTTATTGTACCATTTTACTGGATTCCTTAGATTCTTTGGATTGGATTTCAACTTTCTCCTAAATCTCATGATTTTCATTACCATCCAGATTCTAAAATCTATGTTTCTTATCTCAGACATTGCAGTCTTGTTAGCAATCACTGTTGGGGAACTAGTGCATTCATCTGGAAGTAAGAGGACACTCTGGCTTTTAGAGCTGCCTGAGTTCTtccactggttctttctcatctatgTGGGCTGACTTTCCTTTAAGCTTTAAAGTTGCTGTCTTTTGGATGgggatttttgcttttatattctttgatgcCCTCGAAGGTTTAGCTGTGGTATAAGTTTGGTTCAACCAGCTAGCTTTATTTCTTGATGATTTCAGGCAGGCATGGCTCAGCTCAGCATTCCTGGGCTATGTGCTCTAACCCTGAGGGCCTGGGACCAGGCCCAGAACCTTGTTCTTTGGCCTCTTGAGATTCAGCCCCTGCTTCACCAGAGGGACCAAGGTATTCCCGGGTCACTAGAACAATACTCCCATGGTTGAGATGGGGGTGCTGCCAGCAAAAGAGTAGTGGCAGTGGGGTCTGCTCTCACATGCATGTACTGGCAGCAGTGGATATGGTGGGGTACACACTCACATACATGTCTGGGGCAGGGCTGCAGGGTAGCACATTCCATGCACCTGTACACCAGGGATGGTAGCGTGGCAGGGTACATGCACGTATGTGGGCTAGTGGAGAAAGGGGAGCAGTGGTGAGGTCttcatgcatgtgtgcacaccaGTGGTGGCAAGGCAGCGAggtctgtgtgtgcatgccagAAAAGCAGTTGGGGTTGCTGCAAGCAGGTGCATACTGATGTGAGGCCAGCAGCAGAAGCTCTCTTGTGGTTTGTTGGGGTGAGCCAGTGAAAAAGCTATGACAGTGGACTCTGAGAATTGCCTCAGTTGAGCATCTGAGGCTGTGCTGCAAGCAGATACAGACAGATGGGGATCCTGGGAGAGGCCAGCAGACATGGGGGTGCTCAGATCAGGCTAGCCCCATTCAACTAGCAAGGTAGCCTGTTCTGTCCAGGTCTGATAGTCAACAAAGTGGTCAAAGCCACCTAGAGGAGCATGGCAAGCCTTGGGAAATGGATATTCCTAACCATGCTCCACTGTAGCTGTTCTCACACCAAACCCTCTGGCTTACACAGAAGCTGGAGTCCTGTCCCTGCCAACTCTGCAAGCAGCTCTCCCTGCCAACTCTGCAAGCAGCTCTCCCTGCCAACTCAAATGTCTGTGTGGATCACAGGGTTTCCTGCAGCTAGGATTCCAGAGGTTCATGGTGAGAGCGGGCGACTTCATGCCTATTTAGCTCACCCTTTCCCTAGAAGCCACTGAGGACCAGGAACAAGTCCTAGTGTTTGGCAACCCTGTGTTGGGTTCGCAGCTTCTTCCCCACTTCAGCCCAGGGTCTGCATTCTCCCTCCATCCACTTTCAATGCCTTCTTTCCAATGATCTGCTCAAAATATGCTGCTCTTCTTGATGGTCTTATCTCTTGGTGGGAGAAGCTCTTCCTGGCTGCGTCTAGTCAAACACCTTGTCTCTTCTCCCAAAAATAAGTTTGATTGTATATACTTTTGGCTTTATTTCCATTTCCTGGGTGTCCTAGCATCCTCTCTACTGATCTCTCAGTATCTTCAGGTCACAGGGTGACTATACGTGCAGCAGAGTCACTTAGGGCCTCCTGGAGCTGAGAACATGAGCAGTGGAGGCAGAAGCCAAGCTGGGTGAGTGTGCACAAGGAGACAAAGACCTTGCCAGATCTGGGAAGCCACCTCCTCCAAAAAAAAGTTATACCCATACATGGAATTccattcagcaataaaaaggaatggttACTAATACACTCAGCAGCATGAATTACAACCACAGGCCAAattgaaggcaaaaaaaaaaaaccaatacaaagtatatatgtttatttctatCTTAATAAGATCatagaaaatacacatttaagcGTAAGTGGCATGAAGTATATCAGTATTTGCAAGAACGCCAGGTTGATGGTGTGCTTGACTACAAACAGGTATGAGGGGTTACGAAATTTTATATCTTgattgtgattttgtttacatgAACTTACATAATCGCCAAAGTTAATGGAGCTTTATTTTATACACTTAAAGACTGAAATTTTACTGTAAATTCTacatcaataaaatttatttaaatagttttaaagaaacaaaaaaaacgaaaacagtgaaaaagaaacattGACAGATTGAGGAAGCAAACTTTGCAACTTCCGGAAAGTGGACACCATCTCGTTTGCTTTATCCTCCACTAGCTTAGCAGCTGTATGTGTCTGTCTCAAATCGGTACCTAAAACATTAGTTGAATTGGTGAATGAAACCTAAAGGAATTAAAGTTTAGCTAAGGCTGTCACAGATAGCACACTCCTTTAGGAAATCTGTCTTCCATATACAGTGCAACAGTTGCCTCGATCCCACTCCAACCCTGAGGTCCCACCCTCTTGCTTCTCTTTCTTAAGCATTCTGTGACATATCTCCCCCACTAATCATCATGCATAACTTGCATACCCTCTCTCTATTTGTATTTGTAACTCTCTCTGTTTAGAAAATAAGTGTATCAAGGGGCAAGGCTGCACTTTTCCTTGAAAGTTTAGGGAGAAAATGAGGGAGCTAAAGGAAAGTAGAATTCCTCTTCTAGGTATGAAGCATTTACACAAAAAGAGAAGTATCAATATTTCAAATGCCACAACAGCATCAGGAAGGAAGATAATGAGAAAAATTGCCAACATGACAGTTAATCCAACTTAGATACGATGTTTTGTTTCGTGTTTCGCTGAGCACATCCTATGCAAGAAAGGCACATTTATCACGATTCTTGCCtccaaaaatcttaaaaatgtgaGGCGAAAGACCCAAGTAGCTGCAACACAGGGTGGGAACTGCTGCATGCACATAACAGTTGAAGTGTTCTCTGGGTTTGGTATGGGTCAAGGAAGATCGCTGGAGGAAATGACATCAGAAATGGGCTTTGAAGGTTGAGTGCTATTAAAAACATGGAGATTCCAAGAAAGCCATTCTAAACTCTAACTTGGTATatattaacaaatgtttattaggcagaaagagaaacaatttaAATGGAGAGTAGAAGGGATGGCATCATTATGTTGTCTTAGGCTCTTGAGCTGCTGGGTTCTTATTACAATGGGGGAGTCGGGGGAAGAGTCTCATAGAATGTCCTGATATGACCTGTGAAGGAACAGAAATGGGAGATACCCTGAATAAGTTGGAGGTGATAACTGAGGATAAGGTGGTGTAGCCAGTAGATAAAAGCTAAGAGAGATAAAAATGGAATGTGAAATAAGAaactgggaggagaggaggaaataCAAAAACTCACCAGTGCTTCTTAAACCATAACACAAGGACTATTAGAATCACCAAGGTCACCATCActactaccaaggcagtccagtTCATGGAAAAGTGGTGTCCTGCGCATATTGGAAAGATACATGGATACCATTTTAAACTCACTGCCGATCTTACTCCATCTATTGATTTCCTTACTTAACATGTGCATGGGATGAGTTGCATCAATTATCCTATTTCGGTCACCCTGTTCCCAAATTTACTCAAGGACAGATTCCTCACTTCCTCTTAAATCTCTAGTATCCATGTGTCCCTCTGGTCCTGCTCCTCTAGTTTTAAATTACcctattcatttctttctacGATTCCTCACCTAAGTCTACTCTCCTCAAAATTTCCTCTCCCCTACCCTCTAAGCTCAAGAACCACTACCCACACTTCCAATCTTCAATCTTACCCCAGTAGAGGATGATGTCCTGGCCTCCTAGACTGCTGTGTCTCACTCGACAAGACAGGCCAGCAGCCTCCTCAGATGCCACATCCAGGGTCACCTGAAGATACCATGTCCCATCAGCATTAGGAAGAATATCACCATATTCAGTGCCCAGTTGCTCTTGTTCATTTCGCATCCATGTCACCCAAACAGGCTTTGGGTAGAAGCCGGAGACATGACAAGCCAGCAGTAGCCGGCCAGACCCAAGGCTGGGGCGACTGGACAGCCAGGCCTCTGGCCTCACTACAGAGAGCAGAAAAAGAATTCTGATGAAGAAACTTACACACAGCTTACATCCACATTCACACATTCACATTAATATGCACAGTTACCTTTCTCCTGCCTCTAAGAAACTATCACCCAGCAACCCCTctgttcttctcttctttcttgtccTAAGTTTGAAGGGTGGGAGCGTAAGGGGCAGGACTTGAACAGAAAAATCTTAGATGAAGGATCTGAAACTACTGACCTTGCCTATGTAGATACATCTTCCCTGAATCCAGGAGGCCCAAGAGAAATCGGGGGCAGGTGCTTCTTAGGAGAGTATTTACTGTTTCCTTAACGCCTTCATACTGATTCAGTAGATCACAGACACTTTGGGCCAAACTCCCACAGTCTGGAGATGGCACCCATGTTATATTTTGGAAATTCAGTAAATCTGCTCCTTTGAAAGCTACCTGAAAGAAGCTTT
Protein-coding sequences here:
- the CD1C gene encoding T-cell surface glycoprotein CD1c produces the protein MLFLLFLQFPLLAVLLPGGGNADELGLLPPRAAPEHVSFHVIQTASFANQSWAQCQGSGWLDDLQTHGWERESNTITFLHTWAKGNFSNEEFLYLNRLFRVYSIRLVQDIQAHASQYPTEYPFEVQMNAGCELHSGESPKSFFQVAFKGADLLNFQNITWVPSPDCGSLAQSVCDLLNQYEGVKETVNTLLRSTCPRFLLGLLDSGKMYLHRQVRPEAWLSSRPSLGSGRLLLACHVSGFYPKPVWVTWMRNEQEQLGTEYGDILPNADGTWYLQVTLDVASEEAAGLSCRVRHSSLGGQDIILYWGHHFSMNWTALVVVMVTLVILIVLVLWFKKHWSYQDIL